A section of the Triticum dicoccoides isolate Atlit2015 ecotype Zavitan chromosome 7A, WEW_v2.0, whole genome shotgun sequence genome encodes:
- the LOC119328354 gene encoding magnesium-chelatase subunit ChlI, chloroplastic-like, whose product MAMASPFSQASAAAASPALPFSVSTSRPLSLTTAATAAVSARAPCRGSRGFRRGRFAVCNVAAPSAAELETKPAAAAKESQRPVYPFPAIVGQDEMKLCLLLNVIDPKIGGVMIMGDRGTGKSTTVRSLVDLLPDISVVVGDPFNSDPFDPEVMGPEVRDRLLKGEDLPVTTTKITMVDLPLGATEDRVCGTIDIEKALTEGVKAFEPGLLAKANRGILYVDEVNLLDDHLVDVLLDSAASGWNTVEREGISISHPARFILIGSGNPEEGELRPQLLDRFGMHAQVGTVRDAELRVKIVEERARFDKDPKTFRQSYLEEQGKLQDQITSARSNLGSVQLDHDLRVKISQVCSELNVDGLRGDIVTNRAAKALAALKGRDIVTVEDIATVIPNCLRHRLRKDPLESIDSGLLVVEKFYEVFG is encoded by the exons ATGGCCATGGCCTCCCCGTTCTCCCAGgcgtcggccgccgccgcctcgccggccctcCCCTTCTCCGTCTCCACCTCCCGCCCTCTCTCCCTCACCACCGCCGCAACCGCCGCCGTCTCAG CCCGGGCTCCGTGCAGGGGCAGCAGAGGATTCCGCCGCGGCCGCTTCGCCGTCTGCAATGTCGCTGCCCCCTCCGCCGCCGAGCTG GAGACCAAGCCGGCGGCGGCCGCGAAGGAGAGCCAGCGGCCGGTGTACCCGTTCCCGGCGATCGTGGGGCAGGACGAGATGAAGCTCTGCCTGCTGCTCAACGTCATCGACCCCAAGATCGGCGGCGTCATGATAATGGGCGACCGGGGCACCGGCAAGTCCACCACCGTCCGCTCCCTCGTCGACCTGCTCCCGGACATCAGCGTCGTGGTCGGCGACCCGTTCAACTCCGACCCCTTCGACCCCGAGGTCATGGGCCCCGAGGTCCGGGACCGCCTCCTCAAGGGCGAGGACCTTCCCGTCACCACCACCAAGATCACCATGGTCGACCTGCCCCTCGGCGCCACCGAGGACAGGGTGTGCGGCACCATCGACATTGAGAAGGCGCTCACCGAAGGTGTCAAGGCGTTCGAGCCAGGCCTGCTCGCCAAGGCCAACAGGGGGATACTGTATGTGGACGAGGTCAATCTGCTGGACGACCATCTGGTGGATGTTCTGCTGGATTCCGCGGCTTCCGGGTGGAACACGGTGGAGAGGGAGGGCATCTCCATCTCCCACCCTGCGCGGTTCATCCTCATTGGGtccggtaacccggaggaaggcgagCTCCGGCCGCAGCTGCTGGACCGGTTCGGGATGCACGCGCAGGTCGGCACGGTCAGGGACGCGGAGCTGAGGGTGAAGATTGTGGAGGAGAGGGCTCGGTTCGACAAGGACCCGAAAACGTTCCGGCAGTCCTACTTGGAGGAGCAAGGGAAGCTCCAGGACCAGATCACATCCGCTCGGAGCAACCTCGGTTCTGTGCAGCTCGACCATGATCTCCGGGTTAAGATATCCCAGGTATGTTCTGAGCTGAATGTGGATGGGCTGAGAGGAGACATTGTCACTAACAGGGCTGCCAAGGCGTTGGCTGCCCTAAAGGGAAGGGACATCGTGACAGTGGAGGACATTGCCACCGTGATTCCCAACTGTTTGAGGCATCGGCTCCGTAAAGACCCACTCGAATCGATCGACTCGGGCTTGCTTGTAGTTGAGAAGTTTTATGAAGTCTTTGGCTAG
- the LOC119333887 gene encoding citrate-binding protein-like, translating to MPLLLFLLLALSCATHGANAAGCDPTTGFITVPLTDAQLPVQSPYDVPLDQRYELVNGMRRMWVYCTDKPHSPASHTRPRTEIRHQNYSSGVWQFEGYTYVPSGTTGVSIMKVFGAAKHAKTLMLHVYGGALVYYDDWTRVVDRSIYDRWFRLNVIHDVGGAGTLTMFIDGQERLRVAGRGGDIHYFKFGVYTQTAPSHLLESRWRDVRLFTKEAY from the exons ATgccgctcctcctcttcctcctcctggcACTGTCATGCGCCACGCACGGCGCCAACGCCGCGGGGTGCGACCCCACCACCGGCTTCATCACCGTGCCACTCACTGATGCGCAGCTCCCGGTGCAGAGTCCATACGACGTGCCGCTGGATCAGCGGTACGAGCTCGTGAATGGCATGCGGCGGATGTGGGTGTACTGTACTGACAAGCCTCATAGCCCAGCCAGCCACACCAGGCCACGAACAGAGATCCGCCAC CAAAACTACAGCTCCGGCGTGTGGCAGTTCGAGGGGTACACCTACGTGCCCTCGGGCACGACGGGGGTGTCCATCATGAAGGTGTTCGGCGCGGCGAAGCACGCGAAGACGCTCATGCTGCACGTCTACGGCGGCGCGCTGGTGTACTACGACGACTGGACGCGGGTGGTAGACCGCAGCATCTACGACCGGTGGTTCAGGCTCAACGTGATTCACGACGTCGGCGGCGCAGGGACGCTCACCATGTTCATCGACGGCCAGGAGCGGCTGCGTGTAGCGGGGCGCGGCGGCGACATACACTACTTCAAGTTCGGGGTGTACACTCAGACGGCCCCCTCGCACCTCCTGGAGTCGCGGTGGAGAGACGTCAGGCTCTTCACCAAGGAAGCTTATTGA